ATCtgtaagaaataaaataataaagtgctCCCATATCAACTATCAATATAAGCATGCATATTTTATCACAGTAGTTACTGTAGAAGTGAAATGAGCTACACGACCCCACAATCCACTTTAACAAACCCTAACATCGTCACCCAAACACTGTCCATCTATAACTGTACTGATTTTACGGTACATCACATACAGCAGCAGagtatttaatttaatgtttgacGTAACGGCTTGACTTATGAATATTCATTAGATTTGTTTGgctgatctgattggctgagcaACGGGGTCCCTGAAAGTTCATCAAAGCACCAGTTTAACGCTACTATTCTTGCAAGAAAATTAAACTTCGATTAAATATCATGtttctaataaaacaaaataatatgtaTAATAGCATGCGTTACTCACGTTCTACAGCTGTACTTCATTGATGTTCTTGTGAAGAAGTCTGTGATTGTGTTCGTCTTTATTTGAGCATCTTCAGCTGACAACAGATCagtagcagcagcagcagctcGTCCGGGATTACTCGCTGGTTCCAGCTGGGATGTGCGCGGTCTTTCTGTTGCTCTGCTTTCAGTTCTGTGAAGATCATCGGACCTTTCTCGACTTTCCTCTGGCTCTTCAGGCTCAGGTTGAGGGTCTGTCTGGGTCACGTTGGGTTTCTTTACCAGCCAGTGATCCAGAGACTTCTGCGCTCGTTTACCTTTGGAGTTTCTCATTTGAATCTGTCTGAATCAGATGTTTGATGCGAGTCGATGTTATCTCATTTGGCACACTTTAGTATGATTCGAGGACATTAATGTGACTAATTTTACCTTCCTGTATGTAATGAGTGGCACTGATCGGACTGTGAGGGATCAGACTACTTCACTCTCTGGCGTTTACTCAGCGGCTCACAGTCTGACATCTCTGTCTGATCTACACATTATACTGATGAATCACGTACGACCATTATTATCTGTTCAATGACACTTGCGTTTGTTATTTGAAAAGGTCTGCTCGATGTTTCTTCTTCTTTCATTGTCTGTTCGCGCTGAACGCTGCATTACTGCCATCTATTGAAACACTCCTGCCGTAACCAGCGCTGCGTGTTCAGCTCCGTTTCTTTCTTTACATGTCTATACAGTTCAGAGAAAAAGACACGCTTTTATTCTCTGTTCTATATCGAACCAAACTCGCAGTTTTTGGGATTTACGAGATGCAATATTGACTTCCTGTGTTTATGATGAGCGGCGCATGCTCAAATGACATAAACATATGCGTAACAGCAGCACGTGACGTGCGTCAACTCTGTTTGTGTTCAGTTTCGTGTCCGCGTGTGTTTTCTTCTCGGGATGTCTCGCACCGGCACCTGTTTCTGTGTCCTGTGCGGTTTACCGGCAGCGGGAAAATCCAGCCTTGCTGAGGTGCTGCGGGGTCGCGCGCGGAGCCGTGGCTGGGACACGCTCCTGGTGACGTATGACGAATTGATCCCTGCACGGAACTGGCGCGAGGTGACTTCATCATCATTAATGAAATCTGTGAATGTGGAGTAAATCATTAATTTATGCTTAATGTAAAAGCACGAACCTAACTGCTGAATGGCGTCCTGACGAGAAAGTGGAGATGTTCTTTTTGAACTGATCATCATTATGATCTATACAACTGTGTGgatttattatattttgtgtCATTCTTATGTTTCTCCATCAGGCTGAATGGAAGCAGCAAAGGAAGACAGTTCTGACGTGTCTGGAGAGATTCCTGCATCAGACACACACCCTATCTgatcagacacacaaacacacagacgaTGACGTCTGGATGCACTTTCAGCAGATACACAAGCAGAGCGAATCCCAGACACAAACTCAGCCTCTCCTCGTACTGCTGGATGATAACTTCTATTATCAGAGCATGAGATATCAAATCTACCAGCTCGCCAGAAAGTGTACGTGCAGTTTCTGTTTCCGAGACAAATCATCGCAAAGAAACCACATTAAATTTGACTGCATGTTTTTAACATCATGTGTTCCTGAGGACAGATTCAACAGGCTTCTGTCAGGTGTTCCTGCGGTGTTCGCTGGACGTTTGTCTCCAGAGAAACCAGCGGAGATCCCTGCGTGTTCCTGATGAAGTGCTGGTACAGATGTCTGAACGGATGGAGCCTCCAGACGAGAGCCGAAACTCTTGGGAGCAACAGAGCCTGACGGTGGACAGCACAGatgaagtcacagatgaagatGTGTAGGTCAAACACACAAACGCTCCTCTAGAAAGATGTTTGAATCTTGCTGTTACTCAATTTATGTCTCTTAATCTCCTGAAGTCAGAAGCTGATGAACTTGTTGGAATCTACAATGGAAAACCCGTTAAGTCCCTTCCAGGATGACTCTCAGCTCAAGGTCTCTCACATCTTGACTATAGACCCTTTGAATGTTTGTACGCAACTTAAGCGCGGCATACTGGCAATGGAAGTAGGCCTGTGGCAAGagtcagcagtgaagcaacacagacagagaaagttattttaataccttgactttatcaactttttcaacacagctccAGATctgtgtactatagtggagtggatagaagacattagcagatggccaaaaataaagttgccagatacatatatacgtatattattttagtgcaaccaaacgcaacaaccagacattttgatgcttgGAAACCGTTTTGATAAACTTTTTGAGTTGCTAACAcattagaaccaatggggaacaacaccacttctgttgccaagATGCGCgtgcaggctatttgatcatgtgggctgtaaaagggtctataacaACAACTTTGTACATGATAAAAACAATTACCTCTTTGGAATGtgcccacaaaacatggaaacgtgtgtgtgtgtgtgtttgtgaacaTGACTATGTGAAACTGTCTTCAGCTCTgactctgtctgtctctttgtttcaggaggcagacagacagatttgtGCAGCTAACGTTCTCCACCAAGCTGATCAGATGTGCAGGCGGCTCATTTCTCAAGCGATGACGTCAGCTCGGGGTACAGGGTTCACAGAAATCAAATGTCATACATAAGTCTCGAGGTCCTGAAGTTCCTCCAGATATTAATTCTCTTCTGTTGTATGTTTGCAGAGAATCAGGCATCTTCCGATGTTCTTAAGGTTCTTGCTAAGGAGCTGAATGTGTTGAAGACTCGTTTCCTTCAAGAGCTGAAGACGGAGCTCCATCATCAAGTTTCTCTCAGCCCAGAAGAGCCAATAGATATAGAGAAACTTCTGATGACAGCGGAGAGAGCATTTAAGCGGGACACACAAAACTGcatacaaacacaaataaatgaacacTAGAGTTTGTACAGATTGTTGACTTGTGGTCTTCATTTGttatagaccccttcaaggtttgtaaacattgaatgactatcgggtgcgcgcgcagcaaggggtcaaactgttcataccATCCAGGCTTTCTAGTTTAATCTTacagggctgaaaaatgatgacttacctgaaatgaagtgagcactacaaacacaagcctctttgatcTTTGCATTGTCCCAGACAGTCTGCACGTTTAATTGCTTGCAGccacagatgttgtatttttttgtttttgagattctaCACAGGAATCCCGAAAAACTTAATGGCAGACATGGTGCGATTTTCACAGCCCACGACACAAGTAGGCATTTTTGACGATACTGAAAAATACGCAACTCAATCTGCTCtaatgacttttctgaccccgacatgcgcagtgggaaGCGCCTGTGATGTGAACTGTGAAGGGGTCTATTCTATTGTGCGTaagattttctttaaaaacagaaaCTGCTTTGTAATGCAACTCATAGTCTTTGatgtgaattaaataaaaagtttttcatCAGATGTCATCTACAGCAACATGATTATATACAAATATGCACACTATAATCTATATTAATACCACAAACAAAGTTCATTACATTGATTATGAACATTTGATGTATATCTGTTGACTACAGCAGTCTTTCTAACCCTCTCTAATGAAGTggatttataataatatttgaaACATGGCATTCATGCACACATGGGAaagatttaaaatgatgtagtatcAGCTGGGTCAAAATTAAACACGCGCCAAATGCGTATAAAACTCGAGCATATAAAACAAATCACCAGTTAGTCGGTAACATTATTATAAATTCTAGGCCAGGTTTTAACCATTGTGTATTTGACTGCATGAAGCGCTAAAACTGTTTGACGTTGTTGTTGTTGCTAGTATAAATTaactaaaaaacattttatattacattacatgttcataaaattgttaatgactagtatatttttatggaTATGTGTGAACACGTTCGTttagaaaacagtaaaaaccAGGACGCGTTATGACGGTGACGTAAGGGCGTAATGGCGTCATCACGCTTATCAAGGTGACGCAAAGGCGTAATGGCGGCGTCCGCTTTTAGAATGCTGCGACAGGTAAgaaataaatgaacaaaataacGAGACGGACACATCTTTACAGCCGTAACAACATGAATGTGATATTTAGCGCAGGATGGGCGACGTGAACAAATGTACAGCACAAACAGAAGTTTGCCTTCTTAATAACAATCTCTTATATGAAGTGGAGAGATGATTGTTTATATATTACTTACAGTCATGAAACAGACTGATAAATGTTTCAGAAAGAGCATTTCTTTCTGCTAATACTCATCTTTTTAAGTGTAGTATCATACTCGTGGTTTGATTTCTGATTCAGATCAGatgttgtttgtgtgtgcagGTGAGCAGTCAGCTGTCTCGCTCGCGTGCAGCTATGAGACTCTTGTGTTCACATGCAAACAGCTGCGCAGGCGCATTTGCTCCACTGCAAAGCTTCTCAGAAGAGGAGGCCATGATGAGAGATGCAGGTGAAGTTCAACCCGTCAGTGGCCAACcaacacacaaacactgaaGCATTGCATTCATGTGCTCTTCTTTTTATCAGTGAAGAAATTCTCTCAGGAACGCATCGCACCGCTCGTGTCCAAGATGGATGAAAACTCCGCCATGGACGCAGAACTGATCGGGTCTCTGTTTGAGCAGGGCGTGAGTATCGGCTGTCGTGACACAACCTCTCTTACTTTGTAGTCTTTCATAGACACTTCATGAGGTGGTTGTTCTTGGTGTTTTGCAGTTAATGGGAATTGAGATCGGTACAGAATACGGCGGCACGGGTTCCTCCTTCTTCACGTCCATCCTGGTGATTGAGGAGCTGGCGAAGGTGGATCCGTCTGTGGCTGTGCTGTGTGACATTCAGAACACCCTCATAAACACGCTGCTGACAAACCTGGGCACCGAGGAGCAGAAGGAGCGATATCTCACTCGACTCGCCAGCGACACGGTGCTCGAGCCGTTACATCTGATGTTGCATCGTCGCTGTAGAATGATCTTGatctttatttctttgtttcctTTTACAGGTGGGCAGCTTTTGCTTGTCAGAGGCCGAGTCAGGCAGTGACGCCTTCTCTCTGAAGACTAAAGCGGATAAACACAAAGACTATTACGTCATTAACGGCTCTAAGATGTGGATCAGTAACGCAGAACATGCCGGAGTGTTTCTGGTCATGGCCAACGCGGACCCTGCAGCTGTTAGTAGACAAGAGTTAACTCATGTTATTGACTGGACGATATCATCTGCCAGTACTGATGCCATGTTGTGTCAGTGCTCTTCTTGCTGGTGGCGTGCCACTCTCTCCTTATTATATTTGGGTTTTTGGGTTAACCGCTGATAGTACGGCACATTATGTTGGGAACTCCAGTTCCTTTGTTGTAGTAATGATGTAACCTGTAGGGTAGTGAGCACTCACTTCAGATAATGATGGAAAATCTACTTGTGAATGGTTTCTCTTCGTTTAAAAACACCTAAACAATCAACCAGTTCACCACAACCAATCAAACCTCTTTGCACCCTAACCTGTGAGAATAAGATACTAGTAAAGTATGTGCACCAACTGCATGTTATCTGTTTTAATTAGAGAATCAGAATATTCTTACAAGTATAGATTTTAATCCTCTGCCAATAGTTTCACAGCTCTCAAACTCCTTAATGTTTAAGCTTCATTCAAATATCTTGTAGATGATGCCAGACTTATGTGACTTGCATATGGTGTTTATACTTTATATAGTCTTGAGGAAATGTCCCGCTGGCtgttatgcatttaaaatctaCCCAGAAGCAAAGACCTCACAGTGAATACACAACAAAAACATGCTGATCCTCACGCACATCCCAGAGAAATGAAGACATGCGCTCAATGTCATGGCAAGCGGCTCTGATGCGGCATGTCTTTATTAAACAGGGTTACAGGGGCATCAGCTGTTTCATAGTGGACAGAGATACTGATGGTCTTCACATCGGGAAGAAGGAAAATAAGTTGGGTCTGCGAGCTTCATCTACGTGTCCTCTGAATTTCGACAATATGAAGGTGCAAACCTGCAGCAGCTGTTATGATTGAGTGatatttattttaagttaaatattaAGCACATCTGATCTGATTTGATGTGATGCAGGTTCACGAGAAGAACGTTTTGGGAAAGATTGGTCACGGTTATAAATACGCTATTGGAATGCTAAATGGAGGCAGGATCGGTATCGCAGCACAGGTGTGTGTCCTGCATTgattttaatttctcatttaCTGgactctaagaaaggatgtgttcattttaacacattgttttgtgttatcccttttgtgttattttaacatgttatgtGTCATTTCCTGTTGATTctgtgttcaaataaataaaagggacaacacaagatgtgttaagttAAGGACAACTCattagatgtgttgtccttaactagacactagatgtgttattttaaacacattcgttttaagagtgtgcaaataaaaattgtgtataaaaaatgtgttggtTTGTTGTAGATGCTCGGTCTGGCTGAAGGCTGTTTCGATCACGCGGTTTCATACACCAGACAGCGGGTTCAGTTTGGCAAACGGATCTTTGACTTTCAggtattgttgttgttgttgttcttgTTGTCGTGTCTAAGTTACTTGGTCTGA
The Paramisgurnus dabryanus chromosome 1, PD_genome_1.1, whole genome shotgun sequence genome window above contains:
- the LOC135757721 gene encoding L-seryl-tRNA(Sec) kinase, which translates into the protein MSRTGTCFCVLCGLPAAGKSSLAEVLRGRARSRGWDTLLVTYDELIPARNWREAEWKQQRKTVLTCLERFLHQTHTLSDQTHKHTDDDVWMHFQQIHKQSESQTQTQPLLVLLDDNFYYQSMRYQIYQLARKYSTGFCQVFLRCSLDVCLQRNQRRSLRVPDEVLVQMSERMEPPDESRNSWEQQSLTVDSTDEVTDEDVQKLMNLLESTMENPLSPFQDDSQLKEADRQICAANVLHQADQMCRRLISQAMTSARENQASSDVLKVLAKELNVLKTRFLQELKTELHHQVSLSPEEPIDIEKLLMTAERAFKRDTQNCIQTQINEH
- the acadsb gene encoding short/branched chain specific acyl-CoA dehydrogenase, mitochondrial; translated protein: MAASAFRMLRQVSSQLSRSRAAMRLLCSHANSCAGAFAPLQSFSEEEAMMRDAVKKFSQERIAPLVSKMDENSAMDAELIGSLFEQGLMGIEIGTEYGGTGSSFFTSILVIEELAKVDPSVAVLCDIQNTLINTLLTNLGTEEQKERYLTRLASDTVGSFCLSEAESGSDAFSLKTKADKHKDYYVINGSKMWISNAEHAGVFLVMANADPAAGYRGISCFIVDRDTDGLHIGKKENKLGLRASSTCPLNFDNMKVHEKNVLGKIGHGYKYAIGMLNGGRIGIAAQMLGLAEGCFDHAVSYTRQRVQFGKRIFDFQGMQHQIAHVATQLEAARLLTYNAARLKEAGRPFIKEACMAKYFASEVATLTTSKCIEWMGGVGFTKDYPIEKYYRDCKIGTIYEGTTNIQLSTMAKMIDREYDT